TACTGTATGGTCACAATCTTGATCTCCAGGTTTACGCTTCTGTCTGCACCGATGTTTTCTTCTTTGAAACCCTAGCTAGCTACTTCTCTCGCCTCCTGTATTTTTCTTTATCTTTAAACTTAAATCTTCGATTCATGACATATTCTTTTCCCATTTTACTTCAATATAAGCATTAGGTGAAACTGAGAAATGTGACTATTTGGGTGATAGTTATCATTTGAAAGGACCGTAGTATATAAAATAACAAATGTACTGATACCACATTGGAACTGATAATTTCTTTCCTTTGTGCAGGATGCGTTCTCCTTTTTCACTGAAGCAGGAATTTCTGAAGAAATGGATACTGGGTCTCCAAAGATGTCGTTCCTCAAAGAAGAATATGAGCATCTTCGAGAGAAAAAAGGTTATAAAGTTGTCAGCAGATGTAGCCGTGGCTTCTGCAAGAAAGGGCATAACTTGTTGGAGTCGAGCTCTCATTGCCGATGCTGTTAAAGAAGGCAATGCTGACAAACATCTAGCTGAGAAAATATTGGGTCCGGCGTCAGAGAGGCAACCGACGGAGAAGGTTCCAGTAGGAGCAATGGCATACAACAAGAGGATCAGAAGCAAGAAGATCCCGAAAAGGGGTAGCGTAATCCGAAGAACAATAAAATGTGCACCTCAAGCGGCTCGACCGAGCTCTATTGTGAAAAGATTGGTTGGGAAAAGAAGACAAATTTTGAGAAGTCTAATCCCTGGGGGAGAATTTATGAATGGCGTCTCTTTGATTGAGGAAACCCTAGATTATATCATATCACTCCGAGCTCAGGTTGATGTAATGCGAAGTCTTGCCAGTGCTTCAAAGCTGGTGAACCTTAATTAAGAGCATCAATGGTAAATTGCTCTTtagttaattatttaatatatctTTATAATATCCTTATTTTTTTTCTCTTGGGCCCAACGCTTAGCTAGCTAAATGAAAGGAAATGGGGCATGCCTGTACAGATGAACTATATATATGTAAGCCAATCAAAGCTTTCATTTCAATCTTCTACAATACCTTGTTAACTTGCATTAAGTTTTTAATCACAAGCATAAGTTTCTTATATATTGTAGTTTCTATGCCTAGTTTAAAACCAAGTATATTATGCTTCATCTTCTAATTTATATTGTGCTAAATCATCTTATTCTTTtgacttttcctttttcttctaaaaaaaatcatatactGTTCCATAAATGCTCAGCATAGGAAACAAACGGTAATGAGATTTGTTTGATTATCACCGGCTACAGGAAATTACCAAATATAATCTGTAAACATATAAATgactgaaaaataaataaatgggacATGGTTTAAAAAAGTATTAATTCGCTTAGTAGCATGAATAAGTGTACATATACATTTGAATGAACATTTAACAACTCGATGAATAGATGTTGGGTGTGCAtgtggagagagagagagagagagagtgaaAATGTGAGGGAATAATTCGGTGCAAACGATGAATGCATGCGAATAAAAAAGGCTTACCATTTGGAGTATTTCTTAAACAGCTGTGTTATTCTTTTCTGTGCTTTTTTTGGTTAAGAAAACTGATCAAAGGGCTTTGTATTATTGAGGTAtatgtaaaaaagaaaaaaaaaaggaaaaaagaagagaaaaacagcTTTTGGTCATGTTTCAATGAAAGCTATCTATAAAAACTAAAAACTGCACATCCGTGCAACATCTTCACTTTAAAGCATGTTAGTGTGACAACAGCAAAGAACAGTGAAGCTGCTTTTCAAAACAAAGATCGAACATTTGCTCATATATCGCATATCTTATCTTATTTTGTCTAGCTGTGGCTTACTTAATATCAAAACTCAAATAGCTAGGTAATATATATGTGGAATGATTTTGCTAAGGGAAATCATATCATTTACTTTTTCTTGAAGTTAAGGTATGCAACCCACATTTGTAGCAACCGAAAAGTGTGCGATATGATGAATTGCTTGAAATGGTAGCGCTAAAAATTGTGATTCGTCAGAATTTCTCACCGGAAAACAACTATATATATgccattattttcttttctttctttttctttttctttttttcaaaatatgCCATCATTTTCTGGGTAAAGAAGAATATGTCACGTCCATTATTATTCAAATTCCCACTTTACTTCAATCCAATGTCTTCTATGAACAAAGATGAATACAATGATAATGATATGTTTATGTAGTTCCCTTTCGTTAAGTGTGTCTTCTTACTTAGGGAGATGATTTACTATCTTAGTATAACAATCCAAAATTTTTTTGTTAGACATGTGGCACTATTCCGATAATGGAACAATGAATTTTCAAGAAAATTTGGAAATTTTGTCTGACAAAGAATTGATGCAAGCTTGGCTACGGAGCTAATTGCCGAACCCTTGGAGCTACCATTGGGACCAATCACTAGAGCCCGAGCAAAGAGGTTCCAAGAGTCTATTTCAAGCTACATAAATCAGACTTGGAAAGGAGTGTTCGAACAGCAAGTGAACAACTCAACAAGCTCATGTTGCAACGTCCTAAAAGCTGActtagctcgtttcagctcaaagGAGTTCAATTCGATACAAAGCTAGCTCGTTGAGctgattttaatttatttatttttttgcatCTTTTGTGCTGAAATAAATTCATCTAGTAGTGccatttaattagttaattttcgGTTCAAATAAATAACTATTTAAATctagacattttaatttattgtattaaatatgTTTAACATTAATATAGGTGTTTAATATGTCTGGCTTAGGACATAATTTTAATGTGTCTAATTTAGAACAAATTAATTAGCTGCTAATTTAATTTGTCCAGCCCATATTGAATGTGTCTTAGACGAATTAATGGCAGGTATTAATGTGTTCTTAATTTGTCTTTGCTGATTTTAACGAGTGTGTTAATATGTCTTAATTTGCTACTGGTATTAATGTGCCGAATTTTTAATGAGCTAATTTAATGTGTTTCATGCTTCAGGCGAATTAATGATAACTTGAGCTGAATTAATTTGCTTCATTAACTTGGTGCAGGTACATGCAATGGACGGCACATTAAGTGAGGAAACAGTCCAGCTTTTTCAAAGCTCCTTTTTCGTGAAAAATAGAGGCATTAAAAGCTACTGGAGAAAACATGCATGGACGAATTTAATGCAAGTGATCACATGCATGaatcggccaaaggaaggagctGAACACACAATAATTCCAGCTGACTGTTCGTGCACACCAACAGTCAAGAAGGATTAAATCCAGCAGCAGCCATTTTCCTCTATTTTAGGTGACGCCTTGAGCAAAGTAAGGGACACCCTTCTTCATTAAGCAACCACCTGAAAGGGGGCCTGACGTTTGGGGTACTCCAAGCTATTTTAATACCTTCCATGACCGTTCAGCTCAACGAAGCACCACCAGCTGGCTACTTGCATTCGGCTGAACCTTCCAATAGGCTATTTGAACTCATTAAGTCACCAGCAATTGAGGAAGCTTCAAGGAAATTACTATGGCCTATTCTAGCATGTTCTAGCCGATTCTAGATGTCCAATGATCTGCCAAGAGTGACCATTCGGCTAGCATTTCATTTGTGCCTATAAATAGTTGTTCAAATCATTGTAAAAGGGGATTAATGCCGAATTTATGCTAAAATTGTTATTTGTGAGATTGTTCTCTCTTTTTTTCCTCCAAAGACTGACCGACTTATCAAGTGATCCTTGTGTTGTCAAACTGTCTTTGTTTACGAACTTTTCACTTTGTTACCAAAGTGTGGCGTTCACTTATACCGAAGGTTCCTATCAATCTTGATAGAGGGTCTCGGTCTTCAATTTATCCTTCAAATATTCCACTGCCATTTTTTTTCATTCACTAAGCGTTCATATAATTTTCGGGTTAACACATCTATTTTGTGTTAGTTCTTACTTGAACCTTAGTCAAGCCATATCTCTCTTCCATAACCAATTTTGCTATTTCCTTCCTGAACCTTTCCTACTTTGAATTTTTCAGCCTATTTGTAAATCGCTTAAAGCCTACCCAATTTAACAATCGGGCAAAACTTTACGACTCAATTCTTAATCGAGGCGAGtctatatcatttggtatcagagctggtTAAATTGAGGTGAGAATCATTGCTTTAGTATTCCCGGGATTGCAATTCAGTCAAAAAATTCgtaaaaaaaaagaatatatataaaaaagattGAAATATacctaaaaaatgaaattaaaaaaaaaatgagagaGGAAGTGAAATTTTGTTTTAAAGAGTTTTTCTGCCCGATATTTTATCATTCCTTTTTAAAACCAAAAACGTCACATTTCTACCCGTCCATTTCTTTTACAAGCCTACCTATTCGTCCCACATTATTTCCCCACCTAACCAGCattatttgtgacagccctaaattgaccctagtcggaaagtggtttcgggaccgctaaatcgagtcaccgaagtatttgaatatgatatttattgtctaaaatatgtgaatatgaatgtgtgaaagttttaagcttcgatttagtcgattgcatgtgaatttaattaataggacttatgtgtgacactttttgtgaaaaataaaataaaataaaataaataaaataaaataaagaacacacaaattttacgtggaaaccctttcgggaaaaaaaccacgggcagaggaaaaaaaattcactatgtcgaaaatttgaatcaatacaagaggaatagactatgtctatttataggcttgtaaagccatattctagtaggattgaaacaccttatcctaatcaatataaaatagatggagtttaataaggtttaaaaaaccttattctaaaataaaataaaagaagtctagttctatatggattttacttttattttattttccatcgtattttatttaaataagaatttgggtcacttaattctaacaatctccaccttgacacaaattctcaatgaacaagttcttcatcgcgaactttcaataaacaagttctccacctcttccataaaaccccttaagggtttaacttcaacaatgaacaccaatcaagtctaagcaatgctcaaacttggttataggaagtgacttagtcatcatatctgcaggattttcataagtactaattttgctcacaacaatatcaccacgagcaataat
Above is a genomic segment from Gossypium arboreum isolate Shixiya-1 chromosome 8, ASM2569848v2, whole genome shotgun sequence containing:
- the LOC108464803 gene encoding transcription factor IBH1-like 1 isoform X2, whose product is MRSPFSLKQEFLKKWILGLQRCRSSKKNMSIFERKKVIKLSADVAVASARKGITCWSRALIADAVKEGNADKHLAEKILGPASERQPTEKVPVGAMAYNKRIRSKKIPKRGSVIRRTIKCAPQAARPSSIVKRLVGKRRQILRSLIPGGEFMNGVSLIEETLDYIISLRAQVDVMRSLASASKLVNLN
- the LOC108464803 gene encoding transcription factor IBH1-like 1 isoform X1, with the translated sequence MVTILISRMRSPFSLKQEFLKKWILGLQRCRSSKKNMSIFERKKVIKLSADVAVASARKGITCWSRALIADAVKEGNADKHLAEKILGPASERQPTEKVPVGAMAYNKRIRSKKIPKRGSVIRRTIKCAPQAARPSSIVKRLVGKRRQILRSLIPGGEFMNGVSLIEETLDYIISLRAQVDVMRSLASASKLVNLN